A single genomic interval of Spinacia oleracea cultivar Varoflay chromosome 6, BTI_SOV_V1, whole genome shotgun sequence harbors:
- the LOC130463672 gene encoding uncharacterized protein, whose protein sequence is MPGLDPRIAVHRLAIKKGVSPKKQSQRRFRPELIPEIESEVNKLIGADFIREVKYPTWIANVVPVRKKNGQLRVCVDFRDLNEACPKDDFPLPVTEIMIDATTGHEALSFMDCTAGYNQIRMAPEDQEATAFRTPKGIFCYKVMPFGLKNAGATYQRAMQKIFEDMMHKIVECYVDDLVVKSKKRESHLSDLRKVFERLRKCQLKMNPLKCAFGVTSGKFLGFIIWHRGIEIDQTKIKAIQEMPEPRNLKELRGLQGRLAYIRRFISNLAGRCHPFNHLMKKDTSFDWDDSCRKAFESIKKYLSSPPVLGAPVKGKPLILYIAAQERSLGAMCAQEIEDRKETALYYLSRTLVGAELNYSPIEKICLALVFAIQKLKHYMQAHTVHVISKADPIKYILSRPVLSGRLAKWVVLIKQYDIVYVPQKSVKDQAIADFFADHPVPPEWELSVDLPGEDVFYIDVLPPWEMYFDGAARQDGAGAGVVFLSPEKHVLTYSFVLTQLCSNNMAEYQALILGLQMAVGLGLKDLDIYGDSQLVISQLLGEYEVKKEDLIPHHRHATKLLEKLDTVKLNHVPRSANKMADALAGLAATLALGAEETMSVPVCNRWVVASDIDEIEDEEYEEVDMITVHQIDQEDWRQPIVDYLSHQKLPSDPRHRMEIRRRAPRFILFNGTLFRRSFNHSWSRCIGDEETMKAMEEAHAGICGAHQSGPKLYDCLKTMGYYWPTMVQDSMDYAKKCEACQFHANFIHQPPEPLHPTVSSWPFEAWGLDVVGPITPKSSAGQAYILAATDYFSKWVEAIPLREVKKENVVDFIRTHIIYRYGIPRRIITDNGKPFFNTLMTSLCEKFKFTQHKSSMYNAPANGLAEAFNKTLCKLLSKVVSKSKRDWHERIGEALWAYRTSYKTATQSTPYALVYGVESILPLELQIPSLRVAIQEGLTNDDNDKLRLAELEALDEKRLQAQQKSECYQARLSRAFNKKVRPRSFQVGDIVLAVRRPIITSRKTGSKFTSKWDGPYVVQEVYTNGAYKIVDAEGLRVGPINGKFLKRYYS, encoded by the coding sequence ATGCCTGGTCTCGACCCGAGAATTGCTGTCCATCGCTTGGCGATAAAAAAGGGTGTTAGTCCAAAGAAACAATCTCAAAGACGTTTTAGACCGGAGTTGATCCCTGAAATTGAATCCGAGGTAAACAAACTTATTGGTGCAGACTTTATTCGTGAAGTCAAATACCCCACATGGATAGCAAATGTAGTCCCCGTGAGAAAGAAAAATGGACAATTACGGGTTTGTGTGGACTTTCGTGACTTGAACGAAGCATGCCCGAAAGACGATTTCCCGCTACCAGTCACGGAAATAATGATAGATGCTACGACTGGTCATGAAGCATTGTCTTTCATGGACTGTACAGCCGGATACAATCAAATCCGCATGGCTCCCGAAGATCAAGAAGCGACAGCGTTCCGCACACCGAAAGGGATATTTTGCTATAAAGTCATGCCCTTTGGATTGAAGAACGCAGGAGCCACGTATCAACGTGCGATGCAGAAAATTTTTGAAGACATGATGCACAAGATAGTGGAATGCTACGTTGATGACTTAGTAGTCAAGTCCAAAAAGAGGGAGAGTCATTTGTCTGATCTCCGCAAAGTCTTTGAAAGATTACGAAAATGTCAACTAAAAATGAATCCCCTTAAATGCGCATTCGGTGTCACATCTGGAAAATTTCTAGGTTTCATTATCTGGCATAGGGGTATCGAAATTGATCAGACAAAGATTAAGGCAATCCAAGAGATGCCCGAACCTCGAAACCTTAAAGAACTTCGTGGTCTTCAGGGGCGTTTGGCATACATTCGAAGGTTCATCTCCAACCTTGCTGGGAGATGTCACCCATTCAACCATCTCATGAAAAAAGATACTTCGTTTGACTGGGATGACTCGTGTCGAAAGGCATTCGAAAGCATAAAAAAGTATTTGTCTTCTCCACCAGTGTTGGGGGCACCAGTCAAAGGAAAACCTCTTATCCTTTACATTGCTGCACAAGAGCGGTCGTTGGGGGCAATGTGCGCTCAAGAAATAGAGGATCGCAAAGAGACGGCTCTTTACTACCTGAGTCGGACTTTGGTGGGTGCTGAATTGAACTACTCACCCATTGAAAAAATTTGTCTTGCTTTGGTTTTTGCCATCCAAAAGTTAAAGCATTACATGCAGGCTCATACAGTCCATGTCATCTCAAAAGCTGACCCAATCAAGTATATCCTTTCAAGACCAGTTCTCTCAGGACGACTTGCTAAATGGGTTGTACTCATAAAACAATATGACATTGTGTACGTGCCGCAAAAATCGGTCAAAGATCAAGCAATAGCAGATTTCTTTGCAGATCATCCAGTGCCACCTGAATGGGAGCTTTCTGTTGATTTGCCTGGGGAGGATGTGTTCTATATTGACGTACTCCCACCTTGGGAAATGTATTTTGACGGGGCTGCTCGTCAAGATGGCGCTGGAGCTGGGGTTGTCTTTTTGTCTCCAGAAAAGCATGTTCTGACTTACTCGTTTGTGTTAACTCAGTTATGCTCAAATAATATGGCCGAATACCAAGCCCTAATTCTAGGCCTCCAAATGGCTGTGGGACTAGGATTAAAGGACTTGGATATTTACGGAGACTCACAGCTAGTGATTAGCCAACTCTTAGGAGAATATGAAGTCAAGAAAGAGGATTTAATTCCTCATCACAGACATGCAACAAAATTGCTTGAGAAGCTTGACACTGTTAAGTTAAATCATGTTCCAAGGAGTGCCAACAAAATGGCTGACGCACTTGCAGGGCTTGCAGCCACTTTGGCACTGGGGGCAGAAGAAACCATGTCAGTACCGGTTTGTAACCGTTGGGTCGTTGCGTCAGACATAGACGAAATTGAAGATGAGGAATATGAGGAAGTCGACATGATCACTGTTCATCAAATTGACCAAGAAGATTGGCGTCAACCAATTGTTGACTATCTAAGTCATCAAAAATTGCCTAGTGACCCAAGGCATAGAATGGAGATTCGTCGTCGAGCCCCTCGATTTATACTTTTTAATGGAACTTTGTTTCGACGATCTTTCAACCACTCATGGTCGAGATGCATCGGAGACGAGGAAACAATGAAAGCCATGGAAGAGGCTCACGCTGGAATTTGTGGTGCACATCAATCAGGTCCTAAATTGTATGATTGCCTTAAAACAATGGGCTATTATTGGCCAACAATGGTGCAAGATAGCATGGACTACGCGAAGAAATGTGAAGCTTGTCAGTTTCATGCTAATTTCATCCACCAGCCTCCAGAACCATTGCACCCTACGGTCTCATCTTGGCCTTTTGAAGCATGGGGACTTGACGTGGTTGGTCCAATTACACCAAAGTCGTCTGCGGGTCAAGCATATATCTTAGCAGCAACTGATTATTTCTCTAAGTGGGTGGAGGCCATTCCTCTTCGCGAGGTCAAGAAAGAAAATGTCGTCGACTTCATTCGTACCCACATCATTTACAGGTACGGTATACCTCGACGGATCATCACTGACAATGGGAAGCCATTCTTCAACACATTGATGACAAGTCTTTGTGAGAAGTTTAAATTCACGCAGCATAAATCGTCCATGTACAACGCTCCTGCAAATGGCCTAGCGGAAGCCTTCAATAAAACACTTTGTAAATTGTTGAGCAAAGTTGTTTCAAAATCAAAACGCGACTGGCATGAAAGGATAGGGGAAGCTCTTTGGGCTTACAGGACGTCATACAAAACAGCAACACAATCAACCCCATACGCTTTGGTGTATGGTGTCGAATCTATTTTGCCTTTGGAACTTCAAATTCCATCATTGCGAGTAGCTATTCAAGAAGGGTTGACTAATGATGATAATGACAAACTTCGTCTAGCAGAGTTAGAGGCACTTGACGAGAAAAGACTGCAGGCACAACAGAAATCGGAATGCTATCAGGCTCGTCTGTCACGCGCATTCAACAAGAAAGTTCGACCTCGCTCTTTTCAAGTGGGGGACATAGTTCTAGCAGTGAGACGACCTATCATTACTTCACGTAAGACTGGAAGTAAATTCACTTCAAAATGGGATGGTCCATATGTTGTGCAAGAGGTATACACTAATGGGGCTTACAAAATCGTTGACGCAGAAGGACTACGC